A stretch of DNA from Curtobacterium sp. MCBD17_035:
CGCGCTCGCGGCCGCGTCGGGACCGGCGCAGGAGCCGCATGCGCTCGGGCCGCCGACCCCGGCGGAAGAGCGTCGCGAGCGCGGACTGCGGCTGCCAGTCGCGGCCGTTCGGCAGCCCCCAGCCGTACCGGACGGCGCCGAGCCGGAGCAGGAGCGACAGCAGGATCGCGACGACGATGCCGATCGTCGGGACGTGCAACGCCGACGCGACGACCATGACGATCGACGCGGCCACGGCGACGGACGCGTAGAGGGCGTTCCCGCCGAGCACCGCGGGCACCCGCCGGAGCAGGAGGTCACGGGCCGCACCGCCCCCGACCGCGGTCACGGTGCCCATGATGATCGCCGGACCCCAGCCCAGGTGCGCGTCGAACGTCCGCTGCACGCCGACCACGGCCCAGAACCCGATGACGGCTGCGTCGAGCACCGTGAACAGGCGGTCCCACGCCCGCTCCGAGATCGAGACGAAGAACGCCACGAGCGCTCCGACGAGCGCCACCGGGACGTACAGCGGGTCGGTCAGCGCGACCGGCGGGCCGTCCTGGAGCAGGACGTCGCGGAGGATCCCGCCGCCGAGCCCCGACACGAACCCGACCACGAGGAACCCGAACAGGTCGAAGTCCATCTCGCGCGCGAGCGACCCGCCGAGCAGCGCGGACGCGAACACCCCCGCGAGGTCGAGGACGTTCGTCACGGTCGCGAGCGCGTGCGCGGGGACGACCAGTGCGTCAGCGGAGGAGAACTGCACCGGTCCATCTTCGCGGTTCGGGCCGGGCCGTGGACGACACCCGCGCTCTTAGGTTAGCCTTACCTCCGTTCCACTCCGCGGGGTCGTCGCCCCTCACCCCACCGGGATCCCACTCCATGCTCGCCACGCTCGTCATCGGCCTCCGCGAAGGCCTCGAAGCGACCCTCATCGTCGGGATCATCGCCGCGTTCCTCCGCCGCGGTCGCATCTCGCTCGTGCCGATGTGGGGCGGGATCGCGCTCGCTGTCGTGCTCAGCGTCGCCGTCGGCGTGGGGCTCGAGGCGCTCGAGCAGGCGCTCCCGCAGTCCGAGCAAGAGGCGATGGAGTCCGTCATCGGCGCCGTCGCCGTCGTGTTCGTCACCGGGATGATCATCTGGATGCGGACGCACGCCCGCGACCTCAAGGGCGACCTCGAGGCGAGCGCCGCAGCGGCCGTCGGTCGCGGCACCGCCTGGGCGCTCGCGGGCATGGCGTTCCTCGCCGTCCTCAAGGAGGGCTTCGAGACCTCCGTGTTCCTGCTCGCCACGTTCCAGGCCGCGAGTTCGGCGGGCACCGCGGCGCTCGGCGCCGTGATCGGCGTGCTCGTCGCCGTGCTCATCGGCTGGGGGATCTACACCGGCGGGGTCCGGCTCGACCTCCGGCGGTTCTTCACCGGCACCGGCGTGTTCCTGGTCTTCGTGGCGGCAGGGCTCGTGCTCACCGCACTCCGGACCGCGCACGAGGCCGGCTGGGTGA
This window harbors:
- a CDS encoding trimeric intracellular cation channel family protein: MQFSSADALVVPAHALATVTNVLDLAGVFASALLGGSLAREMDFDLFGFLVVGFVSGLGGGILRDVLLQDGPPVALTDPLYVPVALVGALVAFFVSISERAWDRLFTVLDAAVIGFWAVVGVQRTFDAHLGWGPAIIMGTVTAVGGGAARDLLLRRVPAVLGGNALYASVAVAASIVMVVASALHVPTIGIVVAILLSLLLRLGAVRYGWGLPNGRDWQPQSALATLFRRGRRPERMRLLRRSRRGRERDDQDGPASATSDGPPERP